The Rhizobium sp. BT04 genomic interval TCGGCCAGCAACTTCTTTAGCCTGGCATTCTCGTCCTCGAGCGCCTTCAGACGCTTCGCCTCGGAGACGTCCATGCCGCCAAATTTGGCTTTCCAGTTATAAAACGTCGCTTCTGAAATCCCGTGCTTGCGGCAGAGGTCGGCTGCCTTCGCGCCAGCCTCCTGCTCCTTCAGCACCGCAATAATCTGCTCTTCCGTAAATCGCTGCTTCTTCATTCGTCCGTCCTTTAACAGGCCGGACTCTAATCCATTCTGGAGGAAATTCTCAGTGGCAGGTCACGCTGAATGCGCTACCCGCTCCAGTGTGAACAGCGGTCGCATTCGCGCTCTTAGAGCTCGTAACGAAGACGCGCAAAAGCTCAAGACCTCAAGTGTCGTCTCATTCGATCCATGACATCCGAATCATGGAGACCTATAGATTTAGGCAATGCAGAAAAATACAACTGTAATGCTAGTAAAGGCCATGCTGCTTTCGTCGACTTGATCTCGATGCTTTTCTGCCTCGGCACATATGCAGACCAGAAGGGAGCCATGTCGAAGCCATGATACATCATTGACCCCAAATTTGGACTTTGACGTTAACGCCGCATTAAGCAAATAGCTCACGGTGCTGTAGTTGATGATCGAATACAGCGAAAATATTACAATGATTCAATCAGTGATTGGTGATGTCTCGGCTATAAGATCCTTATTCGAATATTTACCTAGTCTGTTTAGGTTAATCACTGATTAAATGGATTGCTATTTCAAACAATGTTAGTAGCGTCCCACGTGATGGAAGTTAAATCCTGAGATGTGGATTTAGCTGCCTCAAAAAATATGAGTAACGCAAGTTAACAGGGAGTACCAAAGTGACTACAATTAATCTTCTACCAGGCCAGGACAGCGATTTTTCTGATCAGGCAGGCCCCGTTAATGTTTACGGCACAGACGGTGATGATCACATTGTCGGTACTGACGCCAATGACAATCTGCGCGGCGGGATCGGGAATGACATTTTGGTCGGCGGCGCTGGCGACGACTTCCTCGATGGCGGCGAAGGTAATGATAAGATGTATGGTGGCGTGGGTAACGACACTTATGTCGTGCAAAGCGCCCAGGACGTGGTGGTGGAACTCGCTGGCGAGGGCATCGACCACGTTAAGTCATACATCAGCTATACCCTGCGTCCCAATGTTGAAAACCTGACGCTAATGGGCGAAGATAACCTTAATGGCTCCGGCAATGAGCTTAACAACACCATCAAGGGCAACAGCGGAAACAACACTCTCTTCGGCGGCGACGGCGACGACAGCTTATTGGGTCTGGCGGGCAACGATATCATCCGCGGTGGCAACGGTAGCGACTTCATGGATGGTGGCACCGGTGTTGATTTGGTGTCTTACAAAGACGCGATCAATGGAGTGACGGTCGATCTTTCGATAAACACCAAGTCGCAGGACACAATCGGTGCTGGCCGTGACACGTTGAAAAACTTCGAGAATCTTGAAGGCTCGATTTTTGCGGACAAGCTGTCTGGCGATGCCGGGGACAACAAGATCGCGGGCTTGGACGGCAACGATGTGATCCGCGGCCGGGCCGGCAACGATGACATCACCGGTGGAGCAGGGGCAGATACTATCGTGTTTGAGGCTGCGGGAACTGCGAACGGCATCGACCGAATCCGCGATTTCCAATCCGGCGTTGACTCGCTGCAATTCAATAAGATCGACTACGACGTCAACGCGCTGTTCACGTCGAGTGATAAAAGTGAAGCGGAAGGTGCTGGCGCACAATTCGTCTTTAACACGAAAACCTTTGCACTTTTCTACGATGCAGACGGAGAGGGCGGAAACGCCGCAATCCATATCGCAGATTTCACCCCAGTGACCGTGCACGCAGAAGATATCCACATCGTCTGATGGTTGGTACTGAACGCGCCGCTAACGAGCGGCGCGTTCTATCAAGTAATTAAATAATGCAGTTCTTCTTTAACGCCAAAACCACCTATGCACTTTACTAGGATGCCGATGGAGAGGGCCGAAACGCCGCAACCCATCTCGCAGATTTCACCCAGTGAACGTGCATGCAGAAGATATCCACATCGTCTGATGGTTGGTACTGAACGCGCCGCTAACGAGCGGCGCGTTGGAGTAAAAATAACTTAATTAATCTGGCAGGCCACATCCTGATGCTATCAGTTCTAATTTGTACTACCGGTGGAGGCGACCTGAAGCAGGTTGTTGACATATTTCGGCGAGAGACCGATGTGCCACTGGAGATCGTCATCGTAGTCGACAACCCGAAGGCGGACGTTGCCTACTTCAATGAACTGGCCGCCTCGGACGAGCGGTTGAAGATGCATGTCAATCCTTCAAACCAAGGTTTGACAAAAAGCCTGAATGTCGGTCTTCGCCTTGCGACCGGGGATGTGATTGTTCGAAACGACGACGATGACATTCCAACCGCGCAAAGGCTTTCCAAAATCTATGCGCATTTCCAGGCAACCTCCGCCGATTTCGTATACTCGTTTGCCGAGGGCAAATCTGAAAGCAATAGTTCGACCTGGTCGATCAAAGGTCCGATCGAGGGCGACCAGATCGTGGCCGCGCTCAGAAAAAGAAACTTCATTGTGGCATCAACGGTTGCCTATCGCCGGAGCCGAGTGGTCGACATCGGCGGCTATTGCGAACCTTTCAGATACGCTCAGGACTACGAACTCTATCTTCGCTCCGCCCGCCATGGGCTGACGTTCTCCTGCATTCCGGAGCAACTCATCCAGCGTCGGTACTCGGCAGACTCTATCACCGTGGCGAAGCGGAAAAAGCAGGCACTATTTTCATTCGCAGCACGATTGATGGACATTTCGGAAACCGGTTCCCTCTCGGACGCGGCACGGACCATTCTGAAATACTCGGTAATTCTTTTAACCCCAAATTCTTTAAGACGCCTTCGAAGGACAATCGGTCGTGGTAAGTAGAAAAAAGATGCTTGTAGTCGGTGCTCGCGGGATCATAGGGCACGAAGGAGGAGTCGAGAAGTTTGCGGAGGAATTCTGCAAGCGAGCATCAGAGATTCTCGACGTAGAGGCTACCTGCCTAAAACACGACGATCGTGCCCACTCGTCCGTAAGGGTTCACGTAACCGGCACATTTGGCTTCGGAAAGACCGATAAAGTATTATATTACATGAAGGCAGCTTGGCTATGCTTAACCGGTCGTTATGACTACGTCTTTTTGCTTGGTATAAATTCAGCGGCGCTTGGCTTGCTTGCTCGCCTTAACCCCCGTCGACGCCCGCTGGTTGCGGTGCGGAGTGGTTCCATAGATTACCATCTCCCAAAATGGGGAAGATTAGCCAAGCTTTACTTCCGTTTTTCGGAAACGACCATGCGATTTGCTGATCACGTTATCGCGGTCTCGCCCAGTATTCAACGGCATCTTAGTAGAAAAGCGATAGCTGCTACCCTTGTCCGGAATGGCATTACTAGAGACAAAGTTGAGGTTGAAACTCAGCGGATTGGTGCTCTGGCCGTTGGTCGTATAACGAGCCAGAAGAACTATTCAGTGTTGGTCGAAGCTGCCAGCGTCTTGGGCTCAACACCGGTCACGATCGTCGGTGGGCCTGATAAGACAAATGAGTTCGACGTTTTGTCTTCGGATATCGCACGCCGCGGGCTGGTAAACCTCAGGATGGAAGGTGCTCTCGATCGGAAGGAGGTCTATGACCGACTTCGCCAAGCCGCGGTTTTTGTTAACTGCTCGATACATGAGGGTATGTCCAATTCGGTCCTCGAAGCAATACAATGCGGTGCGCCCCTTCTACTTTCGGACATTGACGCCAACCGCGACCTCCAACTGCCAGATGTTCACTACTTCGATCCCAACAATGGCGCTCAGCTCGCAGATTTAATCAAGAAAGCCCTGCTTGAGCCCGAATCGTTCACGGTAAATCGAAGTCTATTTCCGGACTGGGATGAAGTCGTTGAAACAATATTGACGAAGATCGGTGTATCCAATGACAATGATATTCCTCGCGTCCGCAATTGCGACTCCAATAAAGTAGCGACCGCTTAATAATTAGTCCGGAAGCGCCAAGTCCAAGAAGTGCAGTCAAAAATGAGTCACACTCGACCCTTCCCCCCGCGTGTTTTTACCCCCGCCGTTGTCATGGCAGTGGTTCTGACAAGCTGCGTAAACCTTCTAGCGCTTATAGGTCCAATCTTTATGATTGAGGTCTACGACAGGGTGATACCAAGTAAGAACATGCCAACGCTCGTGGCGCTGGGTGTTCTCGCTGCCTTTCTCTATCTCTTCTCGGGTGTGTTGGACGTACTACGCGGCCGTATTATGGCTCGTGTTGCCGGCATCTTGGACATTGACTTAGCATCCTCTGTCTTCCGCATCATCGCTACGATGCCTCGTGTTGCAGGTGTGCAGCAGGGTGCAACGAGGCCGGCTGCGGATTTGGACCAGATAAGACAGTTCCTATCAGGAAGCGGTCTCCTATCGTTGTTTGATCTTCCGTGGGCGCTTCTCTACCTTTTTGTATGTTTTCTTCTCCATCCGTATATTGGGATTGCTGCTGCTTCAGCACTTCTGGTCCTGGTCATGCTGACGGCAATAACCCATTTTGCCACGAAGCGAGAAGCGCGAAACCTTAGCACAACACTCGCTGCCCGAGGTCGGCTCGAGGAAGAGGTTCATAGAAATGTTGAAGCCATTACGTCGATGGGGCTATTCGATCGCGCGTATGAACGATGGTTCGACTTTCACCAGGCGCATGCGAAATCGGGTCGCAAGATAAATGATCTTGCCGGTATGGCTGCGAGCGCATCCAAGACGTTCAGATATGCCGTCCAGTCAGGTGTTCTCGCGCTCGGAGCATTTCTTGTCGTTGATGGCCAGTTGACTGGCGGGATGATCTTAGCGTCCTCAGTAATTGTATCCCGCGCGCTCGCACCAGTGGAGCAAGTTATCGGCCAATGGAAGTCTTTGATCGGTGCGATGCAAGCGTGGCGACGGCTTAGTGAGAGTTCCTCGTTAGCAACGATCACTGAACATAAAACGAATCTGGCCGCTCCGCAGCTCAACTTGCAGGTTCGAAACGTTGCGATCGTGCCACCAGGCACGCAAAAGTTAGCTGTTAAAAACGCCTCGTTCGCGCTTGAGGCAGGAAGCATACTCGGTGTCATCGGTCCTAGCGGTTCAGGTAAGTCTTGTCTGGTGCGAGCAATTGCCGGGATCTGGTCGCCGGTAAGGGGAGAGGTTAGACTTGATGGCGCAACCTTAGACCAATGGACGGACACTGCGCGCGGGTCGCACATCGGATATCTTCCTCAGACAGTCGAACTCTTTGAGGGGACCGTAGCGGAGAATATCAGCCGTTTCGCCAAATATGCGAATGACGATGATATATTGGATGCAGCCCATGCAGCGGGCGCACACGAAATGATTGTTCACTTCGAGCACGGATATCAGACCGCGGTCGGAGAAGGGGGCAAAAACCTATCGGCCGGTCAACGGCAGCGTATCGCCCTTGCAAGGGCGCTTTTCAAGAAGCCATTCTTGGTAGTGCTGGACGAGCCGAATTCAAATCTGGATGTCGATGGAGAGCGTGCGCTCGCTAACGCTCTGCTACGAGTTAAGGACAGAAATGGTATTGTTATTGTTGTCGCGCATCGCTCCGACATCATGAACATCGTCGACCATGTCCTCATGCTGCGAAACGGCGACGTCGCAATGTACGGGAAGCGGGATGCCATCATCAATCGTATATCTGAGGGCCCTCGGGCGTTGCCGGCGACAACGCTGAAGGTCGTTGACGGAGATCTGGGAGCATGAACGGGGAGACGCGAAACGGACTGCAAAAATCTCTACGCATTCATATGCTGTTTGGCGTATCTGCGGTGATCTCGATATTTGGCGGTTTTGCCGTGTGGGCCGGGAATACGACACTCGCAACCGCAGTAGTCGCACCTGGAACGCTCGTTGTTGACGGAAACATCAAGCCGGTCCAACACCCTAGTGGGGGAATAGTAACTGAAATCCTCGTGCGCGAAGGCCAGGTCGTGCATAGCGACGAAGTGCTAATCAGATTGGACGCCACTGCTGCCAAGATGAACTATGAGATCTTAAAGGCCGCGATTAATCAGCTCTACGCAAGGAAGGCTAGGCTTTTTGCCGAAGCGACGGGACTGCAAGATATTGTCGTCCCGTCGGAGCTGGCTCTGCGAATTGCGCCCGACAAGGTAGACGGCGTGATGGAATCGGAGCGTCGCATCTTTCAGAGCCGCCGGGACGCGCGAGAGGGACAGCGTCAACAACTCGGTGAACAGATCACCCAGTACCAAGAGCAGATCAAAGGCTTAGAAACTCAACAAGCCGCAAAGGCTCAAGAGATCGGGTTGATCGACAAAGAATTGGAAGGGACACGTCGTCTCTACAACAAGGGCCTCGTTTCACTCAACAGATTGAATAGCCTTGATCGAAGCGAAGCGCGCATTCAGGGCGAGAATGGGCAACTGGTTGCCTCTGCAGCGAGTGCGAAAGCTCGGATTTCGGAAATAAAGATCCAGCTATTGCAGATCGATCAGGACCTAAGATCGCAGGTTGAAACAGAGCAAAGAGACGTCCAGAGCCGCCTCGATGAACTGACTGAAAAAGAAGTCACGGCCCGCGACCAGCTGAATCGTGTTGAAATACGTGCGCCGACAGCGGGCACAATTCATGATCTCAATATCCACAGTGTTGGCGCTGTTGTCACACCGGCCGAAACGCTCCTTCAGATAGTCCCATCCCAAAGTGAACTGGTAGTGAGCGTGAGGCTTGCTCCGGCGATGATCGATCAGGTTGCCGTCGGTCAGTCAGCGTTCCTGAAATTTAGTGCGTTTGATCGAAACACAACACCAGATTTGACTGGCCAGGTCGTAAGAGTGTCAGCGGATCTCGAGATGGACGCCAAAACGAATACTGCGTTTTACAAATGCGACATTACCATCCCCGCCGATGAAGTTGCAAAGCTAAAGGAATTGAAGCTCCTTCCCGGCATGCCTGTTGAGTCGTTCATTAGAGGGAACGATCGATCTGTCGCAAGTTACTTCACAAAACCAATACGCGATCACATGGCGCGTGTATTTGTTGAAAGATAGCCAATCGGACTATCTCGTTATAGATTATTCATCCTGGTGTGCTTAGTGTCGGCATAATTCGAGACAAATTTGCCGCAAATAAAGAGAAGACAAAGAGATATGCAATTTCTTGTAACTGGAACTGGGGGCTTCATAGGCTTTCACCTTGCGAGACGTCTATTGGAGGAAGGTCATTCCGTTACGGGATTTGATGGGATGACACCGTATTACGACGTTTCTCTAAAGGAGCGACGGCACGCAATTCTATCCAGCTACAGAAATTTCCATCCGGTCATCGCAATGCTAGAGAACCGTGAGCGACTGGCAGAGGCATTCAACTCCGCTCGACCCGATGTTGTCGTGCACCTGGCCGCTCAAGCAGGCGTGAGATATAGCTTGGAGAATCCTGACGCATATATTGGATCAAATTTGGTGGGTTCGTGGAACATATTGGATTTGTGCCGGCAGTTTCGACCCAATCACCTATTACTGGCGTCGACTTCGTCGATTTATGGCGCAAACAGCAAGATTCCATTTGGGGAATCGGACAAGGCAGACGAGCCTTTGACCCTTTACGCAGCAACAAAAAAAGCCATGGAAGTGATGGCGCACAGCCAATCGCATCTTCATAAGATCCCCACCACGGCATTTCGGTTTTTTACAGTTTATGGCCCGTGGGGCCGGCCGGATATGGCGCTCTTCAAATTCGTGAGTGCCATACTCGACGGCAAGCCAATTGACGTTTACGGGCATGGACAAATGTCCCGAGATTTCACTTATATCGATGATCTCGTTGAAGCGATTGTCCGACTCATACCAGTGATTCCGCAGTCCTCGACGCCTACAGATGCCGCGATAGACACAATATCAATGCATGCCCCCTTCCGCATCGTGAACATCGGGGGCGGGCAGCCGGTTGGCTTGGAAGCATTTATCGAAACTGTAGAACAGGCGCTGGATCAAAAGGCGTTGCGTAATATGCTACCTATGCAACAGGGCGATGTGCCTCGTACCTATGCAGCACCTGAGCTTCTTCGGTCGTTGACGGGCTATACGCCGCAGACACCTGTATCTGAGGGCGTTCGGCGCTTTGTTGAATGGTACTCGCAAGCCCACTGATCGAACATTAAAACCACGAAACCTGTCGAGTAACGCTTTGCTGAAACCCATCGTAGCGACCCTATTTGCGATCAACATGATGCTTGCCGTTGTGTTGGTGAGACTGTCGGTTGGTGGGCTTCCCGTAAGGTTGCTTTTTGTCGCGGTGTTACTTGCTGTGGTGGGCGCGTATGCGCCTGGACTTATCGTTCGCGCGGTTACGGATCAAAGAAATCAGATATTTCTTATTGCGTTTTTGACTTGTTGTGCACTGATATCCAGCGCGCTG includes:
- a CDS encoding calcium-binding protein, producing MTTINLLPGQDSDFSDQAGPVNVYGTDGDDHIVGTDANDNLRGGIGNDILVGGAGDDFLDGGEGNDKMYGGVGNDTYVVQSAQDVVVELAGEGIDHVKSYISYTLRPNVENLTLMGEDNLNGSGNELNNTIKGNSGNNTLFGGDGDDSLLGLAGNDIIRGGNGSDFMDGGTGVDLVSYKDAINGVTVDLSINTKSQDTIGAGRDTLKNFENLEGSIFADKLSGDAGDNKIAGLDGNDVIRGRAGNDDITGGAGADTIVFEAAGTANGIDRIRDFQSGVDSLQFNKIDYDVNALFTSSDKSEAEGAGAQFVFNTKTFALFYDADGEGGNAAIHIADFTPVTVHAEDIHIV
- a CDS encoding glycosyltransferase, which produces MLSVLICTTGGGDLKQVVDIFRRETDVPLEIVIVVDNPKADVAYFNELAASDERLKMHVNPSNQGLTKSLNVGLRLATGDVIVRNDDDDIPTAQRLSKIYAHFQATSADFVYSFAEGKSESNSSTWSIKGPIEGDQIVAALRKRNFIVASTVAYRRSRVVDIGGYCEPFRYAQDYELYLRSARHGLTFSCIPEQLIQRRYSADSITVAKRKKQALFSFAARLMDISETGSLSDAARTILKYSVILLTPNSLRRLRRTIGRGK
- a CDS encoding glycosyltransferase family 4 protein, which codes for MVSRKKMLVVGARGIIGHEGGVEKFAEEFCKRASEILDVEATCLKHDDRAHSSVRVHVTGTFGFGKTDKVLYYMKAAWLCLTGRYDYVFLLGINSAALGLLARLNPRRRPLVAVRSGSIDYHLPKWGRLAKLYFRFSETTMRFADHVIAVSPSIQRHLSRKAIAATLVRNGITRDKVEVETQRIGALAVGRITSQKNYSVLVEAASVLGSTPVTIVGGPDKTNEFDVLSSDIARRGLVNLRMEGALDRKEVYDRLRQAAVFVNCSIHEGMSNSVLEAIQCGAPLLLSDIDANRDLQLPDVHYFDPNNGAQLADLIKKALLEPESFTVNRSLFPDWDEVVETILTKIGVSNDNDIPRVRNCDSNKVATA
- a CDS encoding type I secretion system permease/ATPase, with the translated sequence MAVVLTSCVNLLALIGPIFMIEVYDRVIPSKNMPTLVALGVLAAFLYLFSGVLDVLRGRIMARVAGILDIDLASSVFRIIATMPRVAGVQQGATRPAADLDQIRQFLSGSGLLSLFDLPWALLYLFVCFLLHPYIGIAAASALLVLVMLTAITHFATKREARNLSTTLAARGRLEEEVHRNVEAITSMGLFDRAYERWFDFHQAHAKSGRKINDLAGMAASASKTFRYAVQSGVLALGAFLVVDGQLTGGMILASSVIVSRALAPVEQVIGQWKSLIGAMQAWRRLSESSSLATITEHKTNLAAPQLNLQVRNVAIVPPGTQKLAVKNASFALEAGSILGVIGPSGSGKSCLVRAIAGIWSPVRGEVRLDGATLDQWTDTARGSHIGYLPQTVELFEGTVAENISRFAKYANDDDILDAAHAAGAHEMIVHFEHGYQTAVGEGGKNLSAGQRQRIALARALFKKPFLVVLDEPNSNLDVDGERALANALLRVKDRNGIVIVVAHRSDIMNIVDHVLMLRNGDVAMYGKRDAIINRISEGPRALPATTLKVVDGDLGA
- a CDS encoding HlyD family type I secretion periplasmic adaptor subunit; translation: MNGETRNGLQKSLRIHMLFGVSAVISIFGGFAVWAGNTTLATAVVAPGTLVVDGNIKPVQHPSGGIVTEILVREGQVVHSDEVLIRLDATAAKMNYEILKAAINQLYARKARLFAEATGLQDIVVPSELALRIAPDKVDGVMESERRIFQSRRDAREGQRQQLGEQITQYQEQIKGLETQQAAKAQEIGLIDKELEGTRRLYNKGLVSLNRLNSLDRSEARIQGENGQLVASAASAKARISEIKIQLLQIDQDLRSQVETEQRDVQSRLDELTEKEVTARDQLNRVEIRAPTAGTIHDLNIHSVGAVVTPAETLLQIVPSQSELVVSVRLAPAMIDQVAVGQSAFLKFSAFDRNTTPDLTGQVVRVSADLEMDAKTNTAFYKCDITIPADEVAKLKELKLLPGMPVESFIRGNDRSVASYFTKPIRDHMARVFVER
- a CDS encoding NAD-dependent epimerase, with amino-acid sequence MQFLVTGTGGFIGFHLARRLLEEGHSVTGFDGMTPYYDVSLKERRHAILSSYRNFHPVIAMLENRERLAEAFNSARPDVVVHLAAQAGVRYSLENPDAYIGSNLVGSWNILDLCRQFRPNHLLLASTSSIYGANSKIPFGESDKADEPLTLYAATKKAMEVMAHSQSHLHKIPTTAFRFFTVYGPWGRPDMALFKFVSAILDGKPIDVYGHGQMSRDFTYIDDLVEAIVRLIPVIPQSSTPTDAAIDTISMHAPFRIVNIGGGQPVGLEAFIETVEQALDQKALRNMLPMQQGDVPRTYAAPELLRSLTGYTPQTPVSEGVRRFVEWYSQAH